ATTGCGCTGGCGCATCAGGCCAAGGCGGATCTGTTCCTGTCGCTGCATGCTGACAGCCTGTCGGAGGGACGTGCCCATGGCACCACGGTGTATACGCTGTCTGATGATGCCTCTGATGCGGCATCTGCGACGCTGGTGGAGCGGCAGGTGCGGGGCGACCTGCTGGCGGGCACCGATCTGAGCCAGGCCGATGACCGGGTGACGGATGTGCTGCTGGATCTGGCGCGGGTAGAGACTCATCCCCGCAGTCAGGCGCTGGCGCGGGCGTTGGTAAAGGGGCTGAAGAGCCAGGGCGGGGCAATGAACCGCCGACCGCTGCGCGAAGCCGGGTTTTCTGTGCTAAAATCTGCCGATATCCCATCGGCTCTGGTGGAAGTTGGTTTCCTGTCCAGCCCCCGTGATCTTGCCAATCTGATGGACCCGGAATGGCGCGAGCGCACGGCACGGGGCATTCTGAACGGGCTGTTGTCGTGGCGCATCGCGGATGAGGAGACCCGCCCGCTGGTGCGTCAATAACCTCCGATGGTTGGTTGTTGCCAAAGGCGAGTCCGTCTGTCGATGTCGGTCCGCTGCGTGAGAGCGGAACCAATGAGGCGGATGTGAGGTTTGTTATCCGGGGACAGCCATCCATGCTTTCCCCCTGTTTTCTCCGGGTCGGCGGCATCAATATGCCGTTTCCCGTTTTGACCCCACGCGCCGCTGCACCTATATAGGCGGCACTGCGCGAGAAAGGCTCTACAGTGGTCAGATTTATTCTATCGTTCTTTGGTTCCATCTTCAGCACCATCACGCTGGGCATCGCAATGATTGCCCTGACCATTGGTGCGGTGTTCTGGATCTATGGCCGGGATCTGCCCAGCCACGAATCCCTGGCGCAGTATCAGCCGCCGACCATCAGCCGGATCTACTCCGGCGAAGGGGCGCTGATTGACGAATTTGCCCAGGAACGCCGCCTGTTCACCCCGTCGGAAGAAATTCCCGATCTGGTGAAACAGGCCTTCATTTCGGCTGAAGACAAAAACTTCTACAGCCACAAGGGCTATGACATGCGCGGCATCGCCGCTGCTGCGGTTGAGGCGGTTCGGTCGCGAGGATCAAACGTGCGCGGCGCCTCCACCATCACCCAGCAGGTGATGAAGAACTTTCTTCTGTCCGGCGACCGCAAGGCAGAGCGTAAGGTCAAGGAACTGATCCTCGCCTCCCGGCTTGAGGAAACGCTGAGCAAAGACAAGATCCTAGAGCTCTACATGAACGAGATCTTTCTGGGGCAGAACTCCTATGGGGTGACAGCTGCGGCGCAGACTTATTTCAACAAGACGCTGAGCGAACTGACTCCGCATGAGGCCGCGACGCTGGCATCCATGCCCAAAGCGCCCTCCGACTACCATCCGGTGCGTCAGAAACAGCGCTTGCTGAACCGCCGCAACTACGTGCTGCGTGAAATGCGCGAAAACGGCTATATCTCAGATGCGGTTTACAAGGTCGAGGTCGATCAGCCGCTGCGCTCGGTCCAGAATGGTGATTTCGACAGTTTCCGCACTGCGCTGCCGCCGCGGGATTACTTCACCGATGAAATCCGCCGCCAGCTGTCCGAAGACTTTGGTGAAGGGGAATTCTTCACCGGTGGTTTTACTGTGCGTGCCACCATCGACGAGGAAATGCAGACCGAAGCCGCCGTCGCCCTGCGCGGAGGGCTTGAGAAATACGACCGGTCGCGCGGGAACTGGCGCGGCACCGGTGTGACCCTTGATGCGGAGGCGCTGGCCTCGGAAGAGAGCTGGCGTGCGGCGTTGAGCAACGCTTCGGTGCCCCGTGACATCAATCTGGGCGGCAAGTGGCATCCGGCGGTGGCGCTGGAGGTCGGCGACCAGAGCCTGCGTGTGGGGATCGAAGAGGTGGCTGAGATCGGATCGGTCCCGCGCTCGGATATCAAATGGATGAAAGGCAGCTTCAAGGACAATATTTCCGCTGGTGATGTGGTACTGGTCCGGGCGGTCGAGAAGGACGGCGCACTGCAACATTGGTCGCTGCGTCAGGTGCCCGAGGTCCAGGGTGGCTTTGTCGCGATGGATGTGAATACAGGCCGCGTTCTGGCCATGCAGGGTGGGTTCTCCTATCAGCATTCGGTGTTCAACCGCGCCACACAGGCGCAGCGCCAGCCGGGGTCCAGCTTCAAACCCTTTGTCTACGCGGCAGCGCTGGACAGCGGCTATAGCCCCGCCACAATCGTCGTGGATGCGCCGATTGAGATCAACACGCCGCAGGGGTTGTGGCGTCCGAAAAACTCTACCAATAAATTTTACGGCCCAACGCCGCTGCGCACCGGGATCGAGATGAGCCGGAACCTGATGACCATTCGTCTGGCACAGGAAGTCGGAATGGAAGTGGTCGCAGGCTATGCCGAACGCTTTGGTGTATATGACAATATGGGGGCGTTTCTGGCCAACTCACTCGGGGCGGAGGAAACCACGCTGTATAAGATGGTGGCGGCCTATGCGATGTTTGCCAATGGCGGTGAACGGGTGCAGCCGACGCTGGTGGACCGGATTCAGGACCGCCGGGGCGAAACCATCTATCGCCATGATGACCGCGACTGCGTTGACTGTGCCTCGCCCGCGCTGGCGGCGGGACAGGCGCCCCGGATCGTGGACAACCGCGAGCAGGTCATGGATCCGATCACGGCTTATCAGCTGACCTCAATGATGCGGGGGGTGGTCGATCGCGGCACCGCCTCAAGCGTGATCAACCTGCCGGTGCCCACTGCGGGCAAAACCGGGACGACCAACGACTCGCGCGATGTGTGGTTTGTCGGCTTTACCTCAAATATTGTGGCGGGGTGCTACATGGGCTTTGACCAGCCGCGTCCGATGGGGCGTGGTGCCTACGGCGGCACAATGTGCGGCCCGGTGTTTCAGCAGTTCATGCAGAAAGCGACTGCAAAATACGGTGGGGGTAAATTCGCCGTCCCGGAGGGCGGTCATTTCATCAAGATCGACCGCTATACCGGCGCACGCCTTGCCGATGCGGCCTCGGGTGGCAATGTGGTGGCAGAGTATTTCCGCGATGGCGCCGAGCCGATCTTTGGTCTGGCGTTTGACGGTGGCTTTGCGATGGGGTCAAACCTGCCGCTGTTTGAGGAGGCCGCGCAGTCGGCGCGCCGTGTGACTACATCGGATGGCGGCACTGCTGTTCTGGGACCAAAGGCCACGTTTGGCACCATCAGTTCCGGCGGGCTTTATTGACGCCTGCTAAGGTGAGCGGACTTATCTGAGGGGCGGGGCGTGGAAATCATGACCCCGCCCGTTTATGCCGTGCGGTGGCGTGGCGCGCCAATCGCGCCGCGCTCTGCCGCCCCGGCTTGCCCGCAGAGCGCGGGTGGTTTATCACGCAGGCCTGATACGTGATTTCAAGGGATTGCCATGCGCGCCGAAACTCAGAACATCGTGGCCGATATCGAAAAGTCGCTGGAGCTTTTGGCACAGCGTCTGGATTGGGAAACCGCCGAGTTCCGCCTGGAAGAGTTCAACGCCCGCGTTGAGGATCCCAACCTGTGGGACGACGCCGATGCGGCGCAGGCCCTGATGCGCGACCGGCAGATGCTGGTGGACGCCATCGACACCTACAAGTCCATCAAACAGGATCTCAGCGACAATATGGAGCTGATCGAACTGGGAGAGATGGAAGAGGATGCCGAGGTCATTTCCGACGCCGAAGCAGCCTTGAAAACGTTGAAAGAAAAAGCCGCCGAGAAGGAGCTGGAAGCGCTTCTGGATGGTGAGGCCGACAGCAACGACACCTTTCTCGAAATTAACGCCGGGGCCGGGGGCACCGAGAGCTGTGACTGGGCGTCGATGCTGGCGCGGATGTATGTCCGCTGGGCAGAGAAGAAAGGCTACAAAGTCGAACTGCAGTCCGAAAGCGCGGGCGAAGAGGCGGGTATCAAATCCGCAGCCTACAAGATTTCCGGCCACAACGCCTATGGCTGGCTGAAGTCCGAAAGCGGCGTCCATCGTCTGGTGCGAATTTCGCCTTACGATTCAGCGGCCAAGCGCCACACCTCGTTCAGTTCGGTCTGGGTCTACCCGGTCGTGGATGACAATATCGAAATCGACGTGAACCCCTCGGACATCCGCATCGATACCTATCGTTCATCGGGCGCGGGCGGCCAGCACGTCAACACCACCGACTCGGCGGTGCGGATCACCCATGAACCCACCGGGATTGTGGTGACCTCCTCCGAGAAGTCGCAGCACCAGAACCGCGATATCGCCATGAAAGCGCTGAAATCGCGACTGTATCAGCTGGAGCTGGACCGCCGGAACGCGGACATCAACGCCGCCCATGAGGCGAAAGGCGATGCCGGTTGGGGCAACCAGATCCGGTCTTATGTGTTGCAGCCCTATCAGATGGTAAAGGATTTGCGCACCAGCCATGAGACCTCGGATACCAAGGGGGTGCTTGATGGTGATCTGGACGGCTTCATGGCGGCTACACTGGCACTGAATGTGGCGGGCAAGAGCCGCTCGGAAGCGCAGGGCGACTGATCGCGCCACCGCGCTGGCCCGGTTTCGCAAGCGCCAGACCTACTGGTTGAATTCATCGAGACCCGTTTGCCCCGGCAAGCGGGTTTTCT
The nucleotide sequence above comes from Phaeobacter inhibens DSM 16374. Encoded proteins:
- the prfB gene encoding peptide chain release factor 2: MRAETQNIVADIEKSLELLAQRLDWETAEFRLEEFNARVEDPNLWDDADAAQALMRDRQMLVDAIDTYKSIKQDLSDNMELIELGEMEEDAEVISDAEAALKTLKEKAAEKELEALLDGEADSNDTFLEINAGAGGTESCDWASMLARMYVRWAEKKGYKVELQSESAGEEAGIKSAAYKISGHNAYGWLKSESGVHRLVRISPYDSAAKRHTSFSSVWVYPVVDDNIEIDVNPSDIRIDTYRSSGAGGQHVNTTDSAVRITHEPTGIVVTSSEKSQHQNRDIAMKALKSRLYQLELDRRNADINAAHEAKGDAGWGNQIRSYVLQPYQMVKDLRTSHETSDTKGVLDGDLDGFMAATLALNVAGKSRSEAQGD
- a CDS encoding penicillin-binding protein 1A; the encoded protein is MVRFILSFFGSIFSTITLGIAMIALTIGAVFWIYGRDLPSHESLAQYQPPTISRIYSGEGALIDEFAQERRLFTPSEEIPDLVKQAFISAEDKNFYSHKGYDMRGIAAAAVEAVRSRGSNVRGASTITQQVMKNFLLSGDRKAERKVKELILASRLEETLSKDKILELYMNEIFLGQNSYGVTAAAQTYFNKTLSELTPHEAATLASMPKAPSDYHPVRQKQRLLNRRNYVLREMRENGYISDAVYKVEVDQPLRSVQNGDFDSFRTALPPRDYFTDEIRRQLSEDFGEGEFFTGGFTVRATIDEEMQTEAAVALRGGLEKYDRSRGNWRGTGVTLDAEALASEESWRAALSNASVPRDINLGGKWHPAVALEVGDQSLRVGIEEVAEIGSVPRSDIKWMKGSFKDNISAGDVVLVRAVEKDGALQHWSLRQVPEVQGGFVAMDVNTGRVLAMQGGFSYQHSVFNRATQAQRQPGSSFKPFVYAAALDSGYSPATIVVDAPIEINTPQGLWRPKNSTNKFYGPTPLRTGIEMSRNLMTIRLAQEVGMEVVAGYAERFGVYDNMGAFLANSLGAEETTLYKMVAAYAMFANGGERVQPTLVDRIQDRRGETIYRHDDRDCVDCASPALAAGQAPRIVDNREQVMDPITAYQLTSMMRGVVDRGTASSVINLPVPTAGKTGTTNDSRDVWFVGFTSNIVAGCYMGFDQPRPMGRGAYGGTMCGPVFQQFMQKATAKYGGGKFAVPEGGHFIKIDRYTGARLADAASGGNVVAEYFRDGAEPIFGLAFDGGFAMGSNLPLFEEAAQSARRVTTSDGGTAVLGPKATFGTISSGGLY